From Bacteroidales bacterium, one genomic window encodes:
- a CDS encoding SNF2-related protein, with amino-acid sequence MDEAHRFRNEYTQDYALLHNLCLANKVLLLTATPFNNEPADIYSLIKLFQIPSRSTLKQ; translated from the coding sequence ATTGATGAAGCACATCGTTTTCGTAATGAATATACACAAGACTATGCATTACTGCACAATTTATGTTTGGCAAACAAAGTCCTGCTTCTGACTGCTACCCCATTCAATAATGAACCTGCTGATATTTATTCATTAATCAAGTTGTTCCAAATACCATCTCGTTCCACTTTAAAACAGTAG
- a CDS encoding phospholipase D-like domain-containing protein — protein sequence MFYGKIVDGSLEIRKTLEPCHSKMYLFAYNDMMNEEGELPGVVITGSSNLSYQGLTGRLELNARFNGKADYEEGA from the coding sequence ATGTTTTATGGAAAGATTGTTGATGGATCATTGGAAATTAGAAAAACGCTTGAACCTTGTCATTCAAAAATGTATCTATTTGCTTATAATGATATGATGAATGAAGAAGGTGAATTGCCAGGAGTAGTCATTACAGGCTCAAGCAATCTTTCCTATCAAGGACTTACTGGCCGATTAGAACTAAATGCTCGTTTTAATGGTAAAGCAGATTATGAAGAGGGTGCATAA
- a CDS encoding helix-turn-helix transcriptional regulator, whose product MRLNRIKDVLEEKGISQMWLSKKLGKSFSTVNAYACNRLQPSLDTLAKIGEILSVDMKDLITDEA is encoded by the coding sequence ATGAGATTAAATCGCATAAAAGATGTTTTAGAAGAAAAAGGCATATCGCAAATGTGGCTTTCAAAGAAACTTGGTAAGAGTTTTAGCACGGTCAATGCCTATGCTTGCAATAGGCTGCAACCCAGTCTTGACACTCTAGCAAAAATTGGTGAAATTCTTTCGGTTGATATGAAAGACTTGATTACGGATGAAGCGTGA